The proteins below are encoded in one region of bacterium BMS3Abin08:
- a CDS encoding lysM domain/BON superfamily protein, with amino-acid sequence MKIFFKISVFAIMLSFIILLPPVVTASEKGYLDYTVKKGDTLWDITGEKLSDYFLWPKVWERNSEIKNPDLIFPGQKIRIPLDLVQQQIDVPPPVKEVFQGKEPAGKEQIPISPGRPVIVSGDLIASSGYIERDMPRIGRIDSTPSGRTIVGRGDSVYITLSDGAGAERGRKFYTIRSHGIIRHPKTNENLGQLIEITGVVEITGREAGFIKAKVIKSYVDIQTGESLDKYYPVSSFPLERKRPSPSIHGTVVAARDLRQLNGMGDIVYIDRGTMDGVMPGNSFTLLSGSVPHRPVGKIQVIAARKTNSVAMVTRSEVEISRGDYF; translated from the coding sequence ATGAAGATATTCTTTAAAATATCCGTTTTTGCCATTATGCTTTCCTTTATCATATTGCTTCCGCCTGTTGTAACGGCCTCTGAGAAGGGCTACCTCGATTATACCGTCAAGAAGGGGGACACCCTCTGGGATATCACCGGGGAGAAGCTGTCGGATTATTTCCTGTGGCCGAAGGTCTGGGAGAGGAATTCCGAAATAAAGAACCCCGACCTGATCTTCCCGGGCCAGAAAATCAGGATACCCCTCGACCTGGTGCAGCAACAGATAGACGTGCCTCCACCGGTGAAGGAGGTCTTTCAGGGGAAAGAGCCGGCCGGTAAAGAGCAGATACCGATTTCTCCGGGAAGGCCCGTTATCGTCTCAGGTGATCTAATTGCATCAAGTGGGTATATCGAGAGGGATATGCCCCGGATTGGAAGGATAGATTCGACTCCATCGGGCAGGACTATTGTAGGCAGGGGGGATAGTGTATATATAACATTGTCGGACGGAGCCGGTGCCGAGCGGGGGAGAAAATTTTATACAATCCGGTCACACGGGATCATCAGACATCCAAAGACCAATGAGAACCTTGGGCAGCTCATCGAGATAACCGGAGTGGTTGAGATTACAGGCAGGGAGGCAGGGTTCATAAAGGCCAAGGTCATCAAGTCCTATGTAGACATTCAGACGGGTGAGAGTCTTGATAAGTACTACCCGGTCTCTTCCTTCCCCCTTGAGAGGAAGAGGCCCTCTCCGTCGATTCACGGAACGGTTGTTGCTGCAAGGGACCTGAGGCAGCTAAACGGGATGGGCGACATTGTTTACATAGACCGTGGAACGATGGACGGCGTCATGCCCGGAAATTCCTTTACTCTCCTGTCCGGAAGCGTGCCCCACAGGCCCGTAGGCAAGATCCAGGTGATTGCGGCAAGAAAGACCAATTCAGTGGCTATGGTAACGAGGAGTGAGGTTGAGATATCGAGGGGGGATTACTTTTAG